In Candidatus Methylomirabilota bacterium, the genomic stretch CTCGGTGGTCGGTTCTGTGGTCTGCTTCGTCATGGCGGTGCTCTCCTCTCGTTGACCGGGTGTCTGCCCGGTGGGTTCAAATGTCACCCGAGAGGGTACACCGCCTTTCTCCTATTTGCACACCTTTTGAATATAGCTCTGAAATATCGCGAAGCTAGCTGCGGGGTATCGCCCTCTGTTCTGGTCCGTCATTCCGCCTGCCTGTGCGTCTCCGCACCTGTCTGCGTCGCACACGCGACAGGCAGGCGCAGACAGGTGCTTAACACGGAATCCAGCCTTTGACATGATGTGTCCCTTCCTCCTGTAATGTGTGCGCCTTATGAGCCTGTCCTGCAAACCCTCGTTCACCCTTCGACATGCTCAGGGCGAACGGTATTGGTATTGAAAACATTGACTTATTCCGTTCGTGGTGAGCCTGTCGAACCACAAGCAGGGGTTTGCAGGACAGGCTCTTATGAGGTTGTAGAAACTCTCCACTCTGAATTCCCGATGCCCGACTCGCCGACGATCGCGATCCGCATGTCAGAGCACGTCGTCTTTTGTTTCGCGCGACACGATCAGCCCGATGAACGTCAAGACCGCCGACGCGGACAGATAGTAGCCGACGTATTGCAGCCCATACGTCGTGGCGAGGTATGTCGCGGCGTATGGCGCCAGCGAGGCGCCGAAGATGCCGGCCATGTTGAATGTCAGCGAACTGCCGGAGTACCGCACGGCGGTCGGAAACAGCTCGGAGAGCACCGTACCCAGTGGTCCGTAGACCAGGCCCATCAGACACAGCCCCACGACCATCGTCATCACCGCGCCCGCCGTGCCGGCGGCGAACATCGGCGCGAGCACCACACCGAATGCGAAGATGCCGCCGTTCACCCACATCAGCATGCGGCGACGCCCCCGCTCGGCCATGACGGCGGCGAGCGGGATCGTCAGCGCGAAGAACAGGATGCCGAACAGTTGGATGATCAGGAACTTCTCGCGGGTGAAGCCAAGCGCGCTGGTCCCCCATGAGAGCGCGAAGACGGTCATCAGGTAGAACAGCACGAAGGCCGTGAGCGACACGACGACACCCACGACGAGCACCTTGCTGTGATCGCGGAGCACCGCCAGCATCGGCACCTTCACCGGCTCGCGGCCCTTCAACGCGTCGCGGAAGACCGGCGTCTCGGTAATCGTCAGCCGCACGTAGAGGCCGACGAGCACCAGCGCGGCGCTGGAAAGAAACGGAATGCGCCAGCCGTACGCGAAGAACTGATCGTCGGTGAACCACTCGGAGAGCGCGAGAAAGATGCCGCCGGAGAACAGAAACCCGACCGGCGCGCCGAACTGCGGGAACATGCCGTACCATGCGCGCTTTCCGGGCGGCGCGTTCTCGACCGCCAGCAGCACGGCACCGCCCCACTCTCCGCCTAGCCCCAGGCCCTGGCCGAAGCGGCAAATCGCCAGCAGCAGCGGCGCCGCGACGCCGATCGTCGCGTACGTCGGCAGCGCCCCGATGGCCACCGTCGACACGCCCATCGTCAGCAGCGCGGCGACCAGCGTCGTCTTGCGACCAACGCGATCGCCGAAGTGGCCGAAGAGCGCGGAGCCAACCGGCCGCGCAAGAAAGGCGATGCCGAAGGTCGCCAGTGAGGCGAGCATGGCGGACGCCGGATCGGACTTCGGAAAGAACAGCCGTGGAAACACAAGCACCGCGGCCGTGGCGTAGATGTAGAAGTCAAAGAATTCGATGGTGGTGCCGATCAGGCTGGCAAACAGGACCTGACCGGGGCTATTGATGCCCTTAATCGGCATGACAGAGGCTGAAGTCGCTGCGCGAATATCGTTCATCGCCACCCGATGATACTCGGAAGAGACCCTCTCGATTCTCGCGAAGGCGCTCCAACCGCGGCCCGCATGCGCACCAGACGCGACATCCGCGCGAGGCCGGCCAGGTCGGTGATGCTGGTGCACGCGGTAATCGACGCGCAAGCCGCGCCTATCCATGCGGTGGTCGCTCTGTCATCGTGCGCATTCAAATCGCTGTCGCTCCGAAAGACCGCATGGCGATCATTCCCTCGTTGCCCCACATCTCAAGCCTCGCCAGTGCGCTCAAAACGACCGGCAAACGCCGGGTCTTTCAGTTGTTCTTCAAGGGAATGATCGAAAGTGGTCTTTTTCATCTCGCCGACGTGGGCACCGTGCTGGGCGACCCGCAGAACCATCTCCGCCCCGCATGGCGGGCAGGCGGTCTTCGGAGCGGCCCTGGGCGGCTCCGGTCAGAAGAACACTCTCCCACCACGGACACTGAACGAGCAGATTCGGGATGCGCTCATCTCTACGCGGCATTGAACGAGTTTTCCCCTACCGCCTTTCCCTCTTGGCGGATGGTGGTGTGTGATACAGTCGGACTCCAGGAATCTGTTCGAAGTGTTTATCGAGGGAGAAGACCAGGAGATGGTGCCCCAGCGCCAAGGCGCCGAGCGCGACATCTGTCAGGGGCACAGTGACTCCCTGGCGTCTGAGGGCGCAGGCGAGTTGTCCGGCGGCCTTCCAGATCTCTGTAGTGATCTCAAGCGTGGGCAGTCCACCGAACACCTCAGCGATCGTCTGTCCCTCCCGTTCACTCCTGACCCCCTGGAGGAGTTCAGCCAGGACGGCGCCCGTTGTGACCGCTCGCTCTTCCAGCACCAGCCGTTCGACAAAGGAGGCGTTGGGGGCCGAGCCCTTGAAATACTCGATCCACAGAGAGGTATCAATGATCACGCCATCGGCGCTCATGCGCGTGAGCCTCCTGTAGCTCCACCTCCTCGAGCTCTGGGGTGACATCGTCAAGAACGATTTGACCTTTGAGGGCGAGGAGTCGCTCCCGCTTCTTTCGTTTCACAAACTCCTCCATCGCCATGACGATGGCCTTCGTCTTGGACTGTTTCCCGGTCATCTTTTGCACTTCCACAAGCAGGCTGTCTGGGATGTTTAATGTTGCACGCATTGCTCTCACCTCCAGGAGATGCTTGCATCGTATGCTGCGTGCAGATGATTGTCAAGTATAATGGAGACAGGTTTGAGGTCTCGAGAGGGGCCGATGGTCTGGACGCCGCGCATAATGACTGTTATACGCCGTCCAAAGGATTAGAATTGAGACCGAGGAGTGGCGGAATTTTCTCTAGGAAATCCATGAGTTATCGGCTTGTAAGGGGGTTGATCGTGTCCGACGGGAGAGGTGCTGATTCGTCCGCGTTTAAGGGGTAATGGTTATCCCAAAACGCTTGACGCACAACATGTCACGCTCTCCCAATGACGCCCCCGGATCGAGTCCGGGGCAGGCTCTTGCCCTTTTCCTAGCCTTCGGCTTCGCGAATACCTGGCGTGGCGACTTGCACCCCGCTCGCTCTGTGCCATGCCCGGCACACACGTTTGAATGCACCGGCCTACGCGGCTTTCCGCACCGGTCCGGTGGAATGTGATGGGTTATGCTTCTCGGTGCTTACTTCTTCTCAGGCATTGCTGAGGAATGGTGGCTTGTAATGAGCCACTCAGAACCATTCCAGCGATAGGTGTAGCTATAGCGTCCGCTGACCGTTGCCCCTGTCTTGGCAAACGTAAATGTATAAAGACCAGCATCAACCGCAGTGTTGCAATCGATCTCAACAAATCGCAAATCAATCTTGCCGGAGGGGCGATCCTCCAGAAAGTGATGGAAGTAATCCTCCTTCTCGGCTGGCGTGAGACGTGGCTTGTTTGAAACGGTGGGCAAGAGGATTGACCGCTCCGCGTAGTTGGCGACTACCTTATGCGGATCACCTGTTTGCAACGAACGATTCCATCGATCAAACAGTGACGCAATCTCCGCTTCGGATGTTGCCTTGCAGCTTTCCGTGCGTACACCTTGCGCACTGGCCTGTGCGACTAGGTTTGAGGCACAGCCTACGAGGGTTGCAGCAACAAAAATCGAACTTAACGACATGAGTTTCATAAAAGGCTCCTTTGAGAGTTGTAAAAAAGAGGCATAACGATGAGTTCAGCGGTGGCTGATTCAAAGGGGGTCACCTTGTCGATGACTACGTGCGCCAGCCGCCAGGTGCAACGGGTAGTTCTACGGCTTCCTTAGACTGCAACAGGGGTGAGCAGGAAAACGCGGGCGAGACGACTGACCACCCTGACATCTCCTCGTCTTAAGGCTCCTCGCACGGCGTCCAGCTTTTCGGCATCTTCAACCGACAAGTACGGTGACAGCCCTTCGTCCGTTTCGATCAGTTCAACGTCCACCTCGGCAACGTATTGTCCCTCATGAACGAATTTCTTGTGCCACCTTATCCTCATAATCTTTTCCTTCTAAAATCATCTACAGTACACGGACATAAGGCCCCTTCGGATATTCCGGGCAATCTTCGACGACCGTGGCCTGTCGGACGCCGAAGAACACGTCTGAACGTCTCGCTCATCATCTCATGCTATCCGTACTGACAAGATTCGGCAACGGGAATTCGTGAGAATCCGATTCCTATGTCCGTCTAACGTGGAGATAACCGGGCAGGCTTCACTCGCGTTGCGGCCCGCGCACTTGCTAACCTGCCCGAGGCGGGTCTCTGTCCCCGGAGCTTCGACGGCTTGGTCACCCTCGCCATCTCCCGGGTAGCTACCAAGGCGTACCGACACTTCCTTGGGCCGGACTTGCACCGGCTGCGTTGATTTACCTTTCACGGCGCACTCTCACTTATATTGACACTGAGGAAGGAGCCTGGCGAGTGACGGCACGAGTATCGGAACGATAGCTAGCGCATCTGTGACCGCGTCGGCGAGAAATGCGATTCGGAGCAGCTTCTCTTGCTTCGACATGCGACGCTCTCGTTTGGGCGGCCCAACCGCAGAGTTGAGCGGCGCGCAGCGGCAAGGCGCTACCACACGGGAAACTGACGGACGATGAAGGCACCTTGCGTATCGCCGAACCACGCAGACACCCACGCCTCGCAGTTGTTTGATGTGACGCACGTCACGTCGTATCCGTTATAGTCAATGGTCTTGGTGCGCCAGTAGTCCAGTCCGAACTGGAGCGCGGCTCCCCCGTTAACCCTAAATCTGGACTCGACCAAGTACCGCTTCCCAGACGTAAACGGGGCGATGTCTCCCCTTGGTGTCCACCAGTGCGCGTAGTCGCCAGGTGTTGAAGCTAGATCAATGCCCAGGACGCCACCACTTACGCGCGAGCTTGAGATGGTTCTGGAGCTAGACCCAGACGCACAACGCGGCACTCTTACCCAAAGCGCGCCCTCACCAGAGCTGAGCGGCGCGCGAGATTGCGAGTACTCCTCACTGGCTCCCGCGACTGCCGTAAGCTGCCCCGTGGAAACGTCTTCTTCGAGAATGCGGATGTAGTCGATCTCTACGCTTGCGGTTGTCCCTGGCTGATGACTTGCGGAGACCGTCATCGCATTCGCCCATGCAAGCACAGCCAGATAACCTCGGGGTGGAGAGTTTGCATAGGTCTGAAGGGTCTGCCGTTCGATGCATGCGTCTTGTGGAATAGAAGGGGCCGCAAACGAACGTATCTCCAGGCGACCATCAGCATCGAGGCTGGCTTGGAGGTTCTGGTAGACAGTGCCGTCGAAGTCAATGGTTGGAACCTTGAGAATACGCGTTGAGGCGTCAAAACTCGTTTGCGCAGAAGCTAATCCGCTCATCGCGGCAAGAACAAAGATGGAGAGCAGCGGTTTCATGCCCAGATTCATGGTGACCCCCTTCGCCGAACGATGAGTTCAGCGGCGGCATTTACGTCATCCGCGGGAACGATTGGTTAGACACATCCTCTGTGTATCAAACTTAAATGGTCGCTGTCCCTATTTACGGTCTCTCCAACTGTGGTGGCCGTGGCTACGCACCCAGGAAGATCGGGCACGTAAACCGAGTAATTATTTTCAGCCTTTTCAACTACTACCTTGTAACGCATCTGGTGAGCCGTGCTCCAGGTGAGGTGCGTTAGTCGTGACCAAATTGAATGAACAGACCGCCCGCCATGATGAGGGCCAAGCCCACCCAGGTCGAGGCAGGCACGCTCTCTCGGAAAACAAGGCGGCCACACAAAATGCTGACCAGGGCAAAGAAGGCGATGTAGACCCCGAGCATCTTGGAGAAGTCCCACATAACCGAGTTCACGACAAGTCCATAGCACCCGAGCAGCGCGCAACCCAAAAAGACGACTGCCAACCCACGCCCACGCAAACCCTTGCGGACGACCGCGTCGCCAGTAACCTCGAGGAGGGCCGCCGCAATGAAGGCCAGCCACGGCAGCAGAGATTTCATGGTTCCACCTCGTGTCTCCAGGTTCCGCAATGCATCTGAAGCCCCGAGTCCCGCGCAGCAGGTTAACTATTGGGGATTATCAGCAGTTGGCGAGGCGTCTGGCCACTCGGCTGGCGCAGAACCGTTTTCACCAATGCGCAAGTTTCTCGACTCGCCGAAGCCATCGGTTACAGCCGCCCCGCTTCCAGAAAGCTGAAGTAACCGCTCCGGTTAAAAATGATGTGATCCAGCAGAGCGATGCCCATCACACCTCCCGCTGCCTTGAGTTGCATCGTCACGTCAACGTCGGATGCCGACGGCTCAAGGCTGCCGGCTGGATGATTGTGCGCGACGATGATGGCCGAGGCTCGGTCTGTCAACGCGTCCGCGAACACCTCGCGCGGGTGAACCGGGCTCCGGTCGATCAGGCCAATGGATACGACCCGGATGTTCAAGATCTCATTCGCGCCGTTGATGCTGGCGCATAAGAAATGCTCCTGTTTCCGGTCGGCATAGTGGCGCACATGGGGTAGCAGGTCAGCCGACGTCTCGATCTTCGCGCCTTCCGGCTTGATGCGGCGCCGCGCGAACTCGAGAGCCGCGAGGATCAGCGCGGCTTTCGCGTTCCCCACACCCGCATACTGGGTGAGATCCTCGGCCTGAACGCGCAGTCCCTTCTCGTCGACCACTCTCGCCAGCTTACCCGCGAGCGCCATCACGTCCATCCCCGGCGTGCCTTTGCCAAGCAGCACCGCAAGCAGTTCTTGATCGCTCAAGGCCGCGGCTCCTTTGCGAAGCAGCTTTTCACGCGGGCGATCCTGCTCCGGGATGTCCCTGATGCGCTCACTCATGGCGTCACGCCGCGGCCGTCAGATGGGTCTCGATTACCGTCATGGCCATGCTGTCGAAGATCCCCCCGGTGTCGGTGTACTTGGGGTCCGCCAGCTCGTCGAAGCGGGCGAGATTGTTGTAGGTGACCTGTATCTCGCCGTTCACCTGGCCACGGTACGCGCCTTCCAGATACATGACATCCGCGCGGTGGGCCTGAACAGTACTGCGGATGCCAGGGTCTGCGACCTTTTCCTCCGTGACCTGTTTGATATAGAGGGCCTCCTCGTCGCTGATGTCGTACGTGGCGCGAATCTTGTCGATCATGTCTTGAACCGAGACCTTCTTCGGCGACGGCCCCACACCCTTCTTGCCCCCGCCAAGCCTGAGTTTCACTTCACCGCCCGCGCTCCGCACCTCGCCCTGATACTGGACAGCCGCTTTTACGACCTCGGTCTGACGGATCTGCTTCATCAGTTCGGAGACGCTGCCTTGTTTGATGAGCTGCGGACCCACGTATTCCACGAACGTGACGAACTCCTTGACCTCGTCGGCGTAGGTGAAGAAGCAGGTCAGGAAGTGAAAGCTCTTCACCAACCGTGCGAGCAGGTAGACAAAGTTCTTGCGATCATCCGGTGAGGTGAGCTTTGCATGGAAGCGCACCCGCAGGCCGTTGATAGCAAACTGTATCCGCGCGTCCGTACCCGTAACCGCCAGCTCCATGAAATCGTGAGCGTCGGTCTGAGTGAAGACCCCCGCTGCGAGGATTTTGACGAGAAGCCTGATGCAAAGCTCTGGGTCGGGCTCGTCAGACTCGAAGGGCGTGCCTTTACGGTACTTGCTGAATGCCTTGAGGATGGCCGACGCATTGTTGGTAAAGTCAACAACCACGACATCCTTCTTGCTTTCGTGGCTTCGGTTCAGGCGCGACACGGTCTGCACCGCGTGGCGATCGACCACCGGCTTGTCGAGGAACATCCCGGCAAGCAGGGGCTGATCGAAACCGGTCTGGAACTTGTTGGCCACGATCATCAACCGATGGTCGTCGCCCTCGAAGCGATCCTCGATCAACTCCCCGTCCTTCAGGTCATTGATGGCGTGCTCGCTGATAGCTTCGTTGGTCTCAGGATGGACGAAGTCCGAGAAAGCATAGAGTGCCTTGTACTCCGCGCCGCGTTCTTTGAGCTTTTCCTTGATGATCTTGAAGTAGCGCAGACCGGCCACCCGAGAGGTAGTAACAATCATCGCCTTGGCACGGCCGCCGATGAGCGGCATTACATCCTTCTCGAAGATGCGCAGCATCACCTCCGCCTTGTACTGGATCAGTCCGTCGTCCTGATAGGCGACATTCTGCAACGCTTTTGATACGACGCCCTTCGGGTACAACTTCTCCTCGTCCGGCTTGGGGACGATCGGGCAGTGCAGGTTGTAGAGCGTCTTATAGGAAATGATGCTCGCCACAACGTCGACGATGTAGCCCTCGGCGATCGCCTCGGCCTCAGTGTAGCTGTCGAACGGCGCCCCGAAAAGGGTGACGGTGGCCGGCGCAGGCGTGGCCGTAAAGGCGACGAAGAGCTGGTTGCGGTCGTGCTCGCGGATGATCTGGGCGATCCACTCTTCCTCGTCCTTCTCGTCGTCCGCCGCGTCCTCGCCGTCAGGGTCCTCGGGCTTGCGGAAGGGCACGCGGATGGCCACCCCCATCCGGCCCTCCTGTGACCGGTGCGCCTCATCGATGAGGAAGGCCACGCGCAGGGTCTTCAGATCGGGGTTCTTCTCGATCACTTCCAGCACCCAGGCGAACTTCTGCTGGGTGGTGACGATGATCGGCTTGCGCTCCATCAGGAAGCGCGGGAGATCGTCAGCCTTGCGCGCGAGACCCACCACATCCTTCAGATGCGTGAACTTCTCGATGTCCTCGCGGATGTTGGTGTCGAGCGACTTGCGGTCAGTGAGGATGAAGACGACGTCTACGAGCTTGTCGCTGGTGCCGGGCTTGAACAAGCTGTGGAGCCGGTCCGCCAGCCAGCAGATCGAAAGCGTCTTGCCGCTTCCCGCCGAGTGATCGATGAGGTACTTCCTCCCGATATCACCCGTCGTAGCGAAATGCGCTACGGCATCGTCGGCCACTTTCCGTACCATGCGACTCTGGTGGTAGCGCGGCATGATCGTGAAGGCGGGCTGCGCAGGCTTGTCCTCCTCGGCATCGCGCTGGGGCACGCGGACAAGAAAGAACGACAGCGCCTCCAGCAGGTGATCTTTCGACAGGACCTCGCGGTACAAGAATTCGACGGGATACTCGCCCGCTGTCTGCGGCGTGTTGGTCAGGCCGGTGTTGTGCCAGCGGAAGTTCTCGACCCGTCGCGGGTCGGTCGCCGCCATCACGTCGCTGGTATCGGCGGCAAGGTAGAGGAACGGGTGCTGGAAGATCTTGCGGGCGTGGTCACGGCCGGCGAACTGCGCCACGGCGTCATGCACGTTCTGGTTCTTCTCGTGCTTGACCTCCAGCGCTACGATGGGCAGGCCATTGAGGAAGAAGACGAAGCCGATCTCCTGGTTGGTCTCGCCGAAGTAGAAGTGCGGGCGGAAGGTGATCCGGTTCTCGCCGTGCTTCTTGGCGGCGGCGCTCTCGGTGGATCGGGGCTTGGGGTAGTAGAGGTGGAACTCCAGCCCACGCACCTTCAGACGGTGGCGTAAGATCATCCAGAGCGGCGTATGCTCCAGCTCCTTGCGAAGCGCGCGAAATACCTCCTCGCGGGCGTCAGTGCCATAGTCATCTTTGAGCTTCTTGAGCTGGTCGGCCTGGGTGGCGTGAAGAAAGGCCCAGAGCTGGTCCTCGGCTATGCACTGCTCGGCGTCGGTGATGTCGGTCTGTTCGAGCACGCCATAGCCGTGTACGCGGACCAAGAAGGCCGCGATGTGCTGCTGAAAGGTCAGCTCCGGGGCTTTCTTTCGCGGCATGATGCGGAGGTCCGAGTCCGTTCGGTGCGATAGTGCGCGGGAGCCTCAGCGACATGATCGGCCGCGGGCGCATCTTCCGGTTCAATCACCACGCGAACCCTGGCCTTCAATGCCCGTGCCACACGGCGAAGCATGCTCAAGGAATGACCCTCGTAGCTCGGCGATTCGATGCGGCTGATTTGCTGCTGAGAGGTTTTGAGTTTGCGCGCGAGATCCTTTTGAGAGAGACCGGCCTTTTCGCGCAGCGCCGCAATCTGCAACGCCACGTCCCACGCCTCACCCGCTCGCTTGAACCGCTCCGCAAAATTCGGGTCTCGGAGTTGCTGTTCGAGATGAAGGTCAAAATTGGTTTTCTTCATAATTTCATTCTCTCCTGCCAGTCGCGCATGCGCTCCCTGGCAGTATGAATATCACGAGCCGGGATAGTCCGGCCTTTGTTGCGGATGCCATGCACCGCGACGATCCGGCGATGCTTTACGAAAAACCACAACACGCGGGTGTTGAGCTTACCCACGTGGCGCAGTTCAAACAACCCGTCGCCCAGTGCCTTGGTCAGCGGCTCGCGGTGAGCCTGTCGGCTTCGTAGCTTTGCCAAACCAGCAAAGACCGCCGCGAAGTCGTCCGGATCGCTCGCCTCCAGCTCATCGAGAAACTCGCGCATGGGGCACCTCCCCGCCGCAGTTTCATAGTATTCTACCGTAAACTCCATATTACGGCAACATCATATCTGATGTAGCTGTCTCTGTGCTCCGTCGCTGGCCGGTGACGCACTCGTGGATCAGTGACTTGCGGTAGGCGACGAGGACATCAATCTGCGACCCAATGTGATCGCGAACCTGCTTCTGCTGAGATCTCTGTCGCTCGATCTCCGCAACCACACTGCGTTGGACTCCGATCGAGGGCAGCGGAATGTTAATGAGCCCGAGCTCCTTATGGCTAAGCCCCTGCCGAGATGCGCCTGTAAATGAGGAGAGAACTTGCCCCTGGCCCATCGGCGAGGAAAGGAATGCAGCAAGAAAGCGATGATCGATCTTGTGGTTGCCACGAATGATGCAAACATGCTGGTTGACGTTTCCTTCCCCAAAGTTCTCTGGCACAAACGTGCACCGCCCAATCGAGGCACCTGTGATGTTGAGCAGCACATCACGTGGTTTGAGCTGACTGTTCGACATTTCGGCATGTGTCTCCTCCGAGATGAAGGCAACATCATCGAGACGCATGCCGTCGAAGTGAATGTTCTGGCTGCGCAAGAGCGGAATGCCTTCGCTCAGGTAGCCCGTCGCTCCCCCTTCGGGGGTCACGCCACTCCCGATCTTCGATGCCAAGTCTTTGACCCGTTCTCTCGGCCACCCCTCGTTCGCGAAGGCCCGATGAAGTGACGCTTGAAGAATCGCATCCAGCGTTTCGAGCTGGCGGCGTTTGGCGGACACCGCCGCGTCAATCGCCGCGCAACTCGCATCCAGATACGCCGCGATCCTCTCTTGCTCCGGCAGCGGAGGGAGCGGGATCAACAACTCTCGAAAGGCGTGCTGAGATAAGCCCCAGCGAGTTACACCAACTGCTTTGGCTTCATACTGAGCACGGAATGCTTTCGATGCGTGCAGCCAATACAGAAATGTTCCGGAGACACGGCGAGAGCGCGGCCTGATTAGTGCCAGGTGATACCCACAGAGGACTCCCGGTAACTCTTGAGCGACCATGGCCGCTAT encodes the following:
- a CDS encoding type II toxin-antitoxin system RelE/ParE family toxin, which gives rise to MREFLDELEASDPDDFAAVFAGLAKLRSRQAHREPLTKALGDGLFELRHVGKLNTRVLWFFVKHRRIVAVHGIRNKGRTIPARDIHTARERMRDWQERMKL
- a CDS encoding type I restriction endonuclease subunit R; this encodes MPRKKAPELTFQQHIAAFLVRVHGYGVLEQTDITDAEQCIAEDQLWAFLHATQADQLKKLKDDYGTDAREEVFRALRKELEHTPLWMILRHRLKVRGLEFHLYYPKPRSTESAAAKKHGENRITFRPHFYFGETNQEIGFVFFLNGLPIVALEVKHEKNQNVHDAVAQFAGRDHARKIFQHPFLYLAADTSDVMAATDPRRVENFRWHNTGLTNTPQTAGEYPVEFLYREVLSKDHLLEALSFFLVRVPQRDAEEDKPAQPAFTIMPRYHQSRMVRKVADDAVAHFATTGDIGRKYLIDHSAGSGKTLSICWLADRLHSLFKPGTSDKLVDVVFILTDRKSLDTNIREDIEKFTHLKDVVGLARKADDLPRFLMERKPIIVTTQQKFAWVLEVIEKNPDLKTLRVAFLIDEAHRSQEGRMGVAIRVPFRKPEDPDGEDAADDEKDEEEWIAQIIREHDRNQLFVAFTATPAPATVTLFGAPFDSYTEAEAIAEGYIVDVVASIISYKTLYNLHCPIVPKPDEEKLYPKGVVSKALQNVAYQDDGLIQYKAEVMLRIFEKDVMPLIGGRAKAMIVTTSRVAGLRYFKIIKEKLKERGAEYKALYAFSDFVHPETNEAISEHAINDLKDGELIEDRFEGDDHRLMIVANKFQTGFDQPLLAGMFLDKPVVDRHAVQTVSRLNRSHESKKDVVVVDFTNNASAILKAFSKYRKGTPFESDEPDPELCIRLLVKILAAGVFTQTDAHDFMELAVTGTDARIQFAINGLRVRFHAKLTSPDDRKNFVYLLARLVKSFHFLTCFFTYADEVKEFVTFVEYVGPQLIKQGSVSELMKQIRQTEVVKAAVQYQGEVRSAGGEVKLRLGGGKKGVGPSPKKVSVQDMIDKIRATYDISDEEALYIKQVTEEKVADPGIRSTVQAHRADVMYLEGAYRGQVNGEIQVTYNNLARFDELADPKYTDTGGIFDSMAMTVIETHLTAAA
- a CDS encoding type II toxin-antitoxin system VapB family antitoxin codes for the protein MRATLNIPDSLLVEVQKMTGKQSKTKAIVMAMEEFVKRKKRERLLALKGQIVLDDVTPELEEVELQEAHAHERRWRDH
- a CDS encoding DUF4440 domain-containing protein, with amino-acid sequence MKLMSLSSIFVAATLVGCASNLVAQASAQGVRTESCKATSEAEIASLFDRWNRSLQTGDPHKVVANYAERSILLPTVSNKPRLTPAEKEDYFHHFLEDRPSGKIDLRFVEIDCNTAVDAGLYTFTFAKTGATVSGRYSYTYRWNGSEWLITSHHSSAMPEKK
- a CDS encoding helix-turn-helix transcriptional regulator, whose amino-acid sequence is MKKTNFDLHLEQQLRDPNFAERFKRAGEAWDVALQIAALREKAGLSQKDLARKLKTSQQQISRIESPSYEGHSLSMLRRVARALKARVRVVIEPEDAPAADHVAEAPAHYRTERTRTSASCRERKPRS
- a CDS encoding PIN domain-containing protein; amino-acid sequence: MSADGVIIDTSLWIEYFKGSAPNASFVERLVLEERAVTTGAVLAELLQGVRSEREGQTIAEVFGGLPTLEITTEIWKAAGQLACALRRQGVTVPLTDVALGALALGHHLLVFSLDKHFEQIPGVRLYHTPPSAKRERR
- the radC gene encoding DNA repair protein RadC; this translates as MSERIRDIPEQDRPREKLLRKGAAALSDQELLAVLLGKGTPGMDVMALAGKLARVVDEKGLRVQAEDLTQYAGVGNAKAALILAALEFARRRIKPEGAKIETSADLLPHVRHYADRKQEHFLCASINGANEILNIRVVSIGLIDRSPVHPREVFADALTDRASAIIVAHNHPAGSLEPSASDVDVTMQLKAAGGVMGIALLDHIIFNRSGYFSFLEAGRL
- a CDS encoding MHS family MFS transporter, translated to MNDIRAATSASVMPIKGINSPGQVLFASLIGTTIEFFDFYIYATAAVLVFPRLFFPKSDPASAMLASLATFGIAFLARPVGSALFGHFGDRVGRKTTLVAALLTMGVSTVAIGALPTYATIGVAAPLLLAICRFGQGLGLGGEWGGAVLLAVENAPPGKRAWYGMFPQFGAPVGFLFSGGIFLALSEWFTDDQFFAYGWRIPFLSSAALVLVGLYVRLTITETPVFRDALKGREPVKVPMLAVLRDHSKVLVVGVVVSLTAFVLFYLMTVFALSWGTSALGFTREKFLIIQLFGILFFALTIPLAAVMAERGRRRMLMWVNGGIFAFGVVLAPMFAAGTAGAVMTMVVGLCLMGLVYGPLGTVLSELFPTAVRYSGSSLTFNMAGIFGASLAPYAATYLATTYGLQYVGYYLSASAVLTFIGLIVSRETKDDVL
- a CDS encoding restriction endonuclease subunit S: MTSSELNPLAPWEGQLPTDWDRCRLDAVADVLFSNVDKHTLDEETPVRLCNYVDVYKNGRITDTIDFMEASAEPREISKFQIVRGDVLVTKDSETPDDIAIAAMVAQELPGVLCGYHLALIRPRSRRVSGTFLYWLHASKAFRAQYEAKAVGVTRWGLSQHAFRELLIPLPPLPEQERIAAYLDASCAAIDAAVSAKRRQLETLDAILQASLHRAFANEGWPRERVKDLASKIGSGVTPEGGATGYLSEGIPLLRSQNIHFDGMRLDDVAFISEETHAEMSNSQLKPRDVLLNITGASIGRCTFVPENFGEGNVNQHVCIIRGNHKIDHRFLAAFLSSPMGQGQVLSSFTGASRQGLSHKELGLINIPLPSIGVQRSVVAEIERQRSQQKQVRDHIGSQIDVLVAYRKSLIHECVTGQRRSTETATSDMMLP